From the genome of Bacillus thuringiensis, one region includes:
- a CDS encoding zinc-finger domain-containing protein, whose product MEQTKGIDKRTVRIKIINLQDQHCNGCEHLYKPSYCLHNCVIGKQINKLGTALGGTYVADQPKRRTKAEWDVLCEKTLIMQEMGMTNVQIAKELGIRDPSYISEQLKKRNLR is encoded by the coding sequence ATGGAACAAACAAAAGGTATCGATAAAAGAACTGTACGCATAAAGATAATAAATTTACAGGACCAACATTGTAATGGATGTGAGCACCTATATAAACCTAGTTATTGTTTACATAATTGTGTAATAGGTAAACAGATAAATAAATTAGGTACTGCTTTAGGAGGAACCTATGTAGCAGATCAGCCGAAACGGAGAACAAAAGCAGAATGGGATGTATTATGTGAGAAAACGTTAATAATGCAAGAGATGGGTATGACGAATGTACAGATAGCAAAAGAACTTGGTATACGAGATCCAAGCTATATAAGTGAACAGTTAAAAAAGAGGAACCTAAGATAA
- a CDS encoding Holliday junction resolvase RecU: protein MGYGNRGMAFEHLLNITCRMYKSANVGIFNKRPTPVKVIKTNKKGEITKSAWGSKSTVDYDGVYKGRAVYFEAKSTKETKRFPLDSISRHQIDYLNDTQAHGSICFFLIEFRTDHIIYFVPVSLVAEYYEAMLYDGGRKSIPREEFEQHAYVVERTDRALVDYLVHVDKLDWPLCS from the coding sequence ATGGGTTACGGAAATAGAGGAATGGCATTTGAACATTTATTAAACATTACTTGTCGTATGTATAAGTCAGCAAATGTAGGTATTTTTAATAAACGTCCAACACCAGTGAAAGTTATAAAAACGAATAAAAAAGGTGAAATAACCAAAAGTGCATGGGGAAGTAAATCTACTGTAGATTACGATGGTGTATATAAGGGAAGAGCAGTTTACTTTGAAGCAAAGTCTACAAAAGAAACAAAAAGATTTCCATTAGATAGTATAAGTAGACACCAAATCGATTATTTAAATGATACGCAAGCGCATGGGTCTATTTGTTTCTTTTTAATAGAATTTAGAACAGATCATATTATCTATTTCGTTCCGGTTTCATTAGTAGCAGAATACTATGAAGCTATGCTATATGATGGTGGCCGTAAATCCATTCCAAGAGAAGAATTTGAACAACATGCGTATGTAGTAGAAAGAACTGATCGCGCTCTCGTAGATTACCTGGTACATGTAGATAAATTAGATTGGCCACTTTGCAGCTGA
- a CDS encoding DNA adenine methylase: MARSPLIWFGGKGKYAEHIINKMPAHKVYVEPFGGAAHVISQKPPIGHEVYNDIDGNVVNFLLVARSKPKELQKACESLPYSRQLYESWKKEHLPRDPFEKAVRWFYLNRSGISKGNADEVPQTGWRNSTKSNQNPARGYFGACSIIESFAKRMQGTMIEQLDFRSIIEKYDSKETLFYVDPPYIGREKFYAGGFSKQDHIDLASLLNKVNGKVILSYYDDPLLHELYPNWERETFKAHKQVVGGSGVVCESEEILFMNFRTEQMSLFN; encoded by the coding sequence ATGGCCAGAAGTCCTTTGATTTGGTTTGGAGGAAAAGGAAAGTATGCAGAACACATAATTAATAAGATGCCAGCTCATAAGGTGTATGTGGAGCCATTTGGTGGTGCTGCCCATGTAATTTCACAAAAGCCACCAATTGGCCATGAAGTTTATAACGATATTGATGGTAATGTTGTTAATTTTTTACTTGTAGCAAGGAGTAAACCAAAAGAGTTACAAAAAGCTTGTGAATCATTACCGTATAGCAGGCAACTGTATGAAAGCTGGAAGAAAGAGCATTTACCTCGAGATCCATTCGAAAAAGCGGTTCGTTGGTTTTATCTCAATAGGTCAGGTATATCAAAAGGGAATGCTGACGAAGTACCTCAGACGGGTTGGAGAAACAGTACGAAAAGCAATCAAAATCCAGCAAGAGGATATTTTGGTGCTTGCTCAATCATTGAATCATTTGCTAAGAGAATGCAGGGCACAATGATAGAGCAATTAGATTTTAGAAGCATCATTGAGAAGTACGATAGCAAAGAGACATTATTTTATGTCGATCCTCCATATATCGGTCGTGAAAAGTTCTACGCTGGAGGATTCTCAAAGCAGGATCATATAGATTTAGCCAGCTTATTAAACAAAGTAAACGGGAAAGTTATTTTATCTTATTACGATGATCCGCTATTACATGAACTCTATCCGAATTGGGAAAGAGAAACATTCAAAGCTCATAAGCAAGTTGTTGGCGGATCCGGAGTTGTATGTGAATCAGAAGAAATATTATTTATGAATTTTAGAACAGAGCAAATGAGCTTGTTTAATTAG
- a CDS encoding dUTP diphosphatase: MRHTTNLYVITPEETQQTFDITELFKMQKELDKRIGYKGNDKLDMLFRGLMVEIGEAWNETRAFKMWSTGFGTPKDGLLEELVDGFHFLMNIVIELDRHTLKRKLVSGFSKQYIMKKNVLNVNRLFEWYMQDILSAKRAWCEFRNLSVALTHLHKAFGIFFRLCYLYGYKFEDVVQAYKEKNKENFERQASGY; encoded by the coding sequence ATGAGACACACAACAAACCTATATGTAATTACTCCAGAAGAAACGCAGCAGACTTTTGATATTACAGAGTTGTTCAAAATGCAGAAAGAACTAGATAAGCGAATCGGATATAAGGGTAACGATAAGTTAGATATGCTGTTCCGCGGGTTAATGGTTGAAATTGGTGAAGCCTGGAACGAAACAAGGGCCTTTAAAATGTGGAGCACAGGATTTGGAACACCAAAGGATGGTCTATTGGAAGAGTTAGTTGATGGATTCCACTTTCTAATGAACATCGTAATTGAATTAGATCGTCATACATTAAAAAGAAAACTCGTATCTGGATTTTCGAAACAATACATCATGAAGAAAAACGTGTTGAATGTAAACAGGCTTTTTGAATGGTATATGCAGGATATATTATCAGCTAAACGTGCATGGTGTGAATTTAGAAATTTAAGTGTAGCATTAACTCATTTACATAAAGCGTTCGGTATTTTCTTCCGTCTTTGCTATTTATACGGTTATAAATTTGAAGATGTTGTACAGGCCTACAAGGAGAAGAATAAGGAAAACTTTGAACGCCAAGCGAGCGGATATTGA